In the Herpetosiphon gulosus genome, GTTGGTCGGCGGTCGTTGGTGCGGGTTTGTGTTTTGCTCGTGGCATGGTATCCCCTTACAAGCCTATTCTGGAAATGCTCGTCTTTGGGTTGGGAACCAAATACACACGCTATTGTACAGTCTCCGTACATAGTTGTGTAACGCTTGCTAACAGCCTCAATCGCTGTTGGGGTGACAACCAAACCTATCAGATTGGCACTGGCGTGAATACCATTTATGCTAACCCAACCTATCCTCAAGGGCTTCCCGCAGCTGGCCTCGATATCGCCGCAGGTGGAGCTGGATGTGTTATTTCAAGCGATAAACGTGTTTTCTGTTGGGGCGGGAATCAGTCGGGCGAAATAGGCAATGGAACGACAACGATCGTCGCAACACCAACACATATCAATGTACCAGGGATTACCGAGAAAATCGATTCAACTGGCGCAAGCACATGTGCAGTAAGCGATACAGGCCAAGTTCATTGTTGGGGTAACAATCAATATGGTCAAGTCGGCGATGGGACGACCATCAATCGATCGACACCTAAACTAATCAACCTTGGAGGCCAAGCAACCAGCGTAAGCACTGGTGCCATGCATACTTGTGCCTTGATGACGACTGGTCAAGTTAAATGCTGGGGCAACAACCAGTATGGCCAATTGGGCATCAATTCGACGACGAATGCCACAACACCACAGTTGGTACTTACTATTAGCAATGCAGTCGAACTGCACTCGAATGGTAGCCATACATGTGCCCTGCTGGCATCTGGCGAACTACGCTGTTGGGGTAGCAACAACTATGGTCAGATTGGTAACGGCAATACGATCAATGCAGTCGTTCCTTTTACAATCTTGACTGGAGTTAAATCGGTTGGATTAGGCTTCAACCATTCATGTGCCATTATGGTCGATGGGACGCTCAAATGTTGGGGCTTCAATAGCGATGGCCAATTGGGTAATGGCACAACAACTAACAGCCATTCACCAATAACGATCAGTGGGATTAGTGATCTCAAAACGGTCAGAGGCGGCTTATTCCACACCTGTGCAGCCCAAAAATCAGCCCCGACAATCTACTGCTGGGGTGATAATAGCTATGGTCAGCTTGGCAATGGGACGACCACCGACTCGCTCGTTCCGATGCTGACTACAACCATTGTTCCATAATATGGGCCAGCTCTAGTTCAGTCAGCCTACGCCAATTGCCATGTAAAGTCACTTGGCTCAGATTTAAATCCAAATCTGAGCCAAACCAGTACGCTTATTTTCGGGTAAATGGGAGATAGACGGTATGGGTAGTCGTGGGATGCCAGATCGCCAAACCAAGCGCAGTGTTGCTACCAACTTGTGGGGATAAATATTTTTCTGTAAGGCAGACTAAACTTCTACAAAAACTTCGATAATATTTGCAACACACCTCAATCCGCTGATCAATCTTTCTAAAGCCTCTATAGCCAGCAACAATCCACCCTGTTCGTTCGATAGTGAGGGCGGATTGTTGCTGGCTGGTTGTGTATTTATAACTGAGAGGTGCTTACAGATCTTTTTTGCGTCGAGCGAAGATGCTTTGGATGCCAATAAAGATCAGCGTTAGCATACCGACGCAAATCCGTGTCCACCACGAACTCAACGTACCATTGTACTGGAGGATGGAGATGATCGTTCCTTCGATCAGAATGCCAAACAGCGTACCGATGACGTTGCCAACCCCGCCAGTGAGCAGCGTGCCACCCATTACCACTGCCGCAATAACATCTAATTCAACCCCAGTCGCGAACTGCCCGTAGCCAGCGAGCAGCGAGATGCTAAACACAATTCCGGCTAGGGCCGAGCAAAAGCCGCTGAAGGCATAGACCATGATTTTGGTACGGCCAACCGGAAACCCCATCAAGCCAGCCGATTGTTCGTTGTTACCGATGGCGTACATAATCCGGCCAAAACGGGTAAAGTAGGCAAGGTAAATCGCCACCAGCAAGAGCAGCGGGCCGACGAGGGTGGGAATATAGACATAGGCTTTAGCAAAAAAAGGAATATGGATTGGGGTAAGAGCGAGATACTTGTAAAATGGGTCGGTGATAGTGACCGATGTGAGGCTGATGATGTAGGCAAGACCACGGGCAAAAAACAGACCCATCAGGGTAACGATGAACGGCTGCACTTTGAAAAAATGGATGATGCTGCCCAGTCCAAGCCCAATTGCTGTGCCCATGACCAACATCAGCGGTATAACGACAGCCGCACTGACCCCCAGTTTGAGCAGCGCAGCCGATGCCGCCGTCGTTAGTGCCAACACCCCTCCCACCGACAGATCAATCCCTCCAGTGATAATCACAAAGGTCATGCCGATCCCAACAATCAGCAGGAAACCATTGTTGATAAATAGGTTGAAAAATGCCTGAGGCCGTTGCATAGCAGGATACAGTTGGGAACCAATGATATAGGCCATCAGAAAAATCGTGATTGTCGTAAGCAGCGGGCCATGCCGCAGGACAGAAAGCTTCAGGCGTTGTGTCATGGTGAATCCCTTTCAAAGCGGTGACTCGTAGCGATCCGCCGCTATGGGCGCGGGAGATCCAGTTTCTCGTCTGGTGTGATCACATCCGACTTGTTCTGATTGTCCGCGCTCTTGCTACGGCGTTTCATTAGCCGACGATCGGAATACAACAGGATTACCAGCAGAACCAGCACTGCCCGTCCAGCAAGCAAGGCGTTCGCTGGCACTCCCAGCGCATACATCGAAAGCGTGAATGTCCAGATGACCATCGCGCCGATCACGCTCGCCAGTAGCGAAAAGCGCCCACCAGACAACATTGTCCCGCCCATCACAACGGCCAGAATTGCATCCAGTTCATAGTTAAGGCCATTGTTGTTACCATCGGCACTATGCACGTAGGAGCTAAGGATCAGGCCAGCAAGAGCGCTGCAAAAACCGCTGAAGGTGTAGGCCAGCAGCTGAATATTCTTGGCACTGATACCGCTATAGTAGGTGGCTTTTGGATTAATCCCCACGGCCTCGATGAATAATCCGATCGGGGTCTTGCGCACGCCCACCCAAGCCATGATTGCCACCGCTGCAACAATATAGATCGATACGGGCAGACCCAAGATATAGCCGTTGCCAAACCAAAAGTATGGCGTATAGTAGATTGTGATGATCTGACCGTTGGTAATCAGCTGAGCAATGCCCCGACCTGCAACCATTAATATCAAGGTCGCCACCAGCGGCTGGATCTTGGCCCGCGAAACCAGCAGACCATTCCAAAGGCCACACAACATCCCCGCCGCCAGCGTTGCCAGCACGATGATTCCCAGCGGCGTATTGGTGGCGTTTCTGGTCAGGATCTCATTTGAGACCAGCTTGTCGGTCGGTGCGGGGTTGATCAGAACAGCACCCATAGCCGCCGAGATCGCCATCACAGCCCCAACCGAAAGATCGATACCACCAGTAGCAATCACCAGGGTCATCCCAATTGCCACCAGCATCAGCGGTGCGCCATTATTCAGGACATCGATCAGATTGCCATAGAGATGGCCATCTTGGATAGCGATGCGAAAAAATTCGGGGATAAATAGCGCATTAAATCCAAGGATAACCGACCATGCAGTAAGCACCCAGAACAGTCGGCTTTCCCGAATTCGATTGAAAAAAGCCTTATGGTTCATGCCTCACCTGCCATCGTTTGCATAAGGGTTCGATCACTCACCGCATGGTCATACTCGGCCACTTTTGCGCGGTCGCGCAAGACCACGATGCGGTCGCTGATCCGCACCACCTCTTCCAACTCGGAGGAAATAAAGACGATTGACATACCATCC is a window encoding:
- a CDS encoding sugar ABC transporter permease YjfF (membrane component of a putative sugar ABC transporter system) yields the protein MTQRLKLSVLRHGPLLTTITIFLMAYIIGSQLYPAMQRPQAFFNLFINNGFLLIVGIGMTFVIITGGIDLSVGGVLALTTAASAALLKLGVSAAVVIPLMLVMGTAIGLGLGSIIHFFKVQPFIVTLMGLFFARGLAYIISLTSVTITDPFYKYLALTPIHIPFFAKAYVYIPTLVGPLLLLVAIYLAYFTRFGRIMYAIGNNEQSAGLMGFPVGRTKIMVYAFSGFCSALAGIVFSISLLAGYGQFATGVELDVIAAVVMGGTLLTGGVGNVIGTLFGILIEGTIISILQYNGTLSSWWTRICVGMLTLIFIGIQSIFARRKKDL
- a CDS encoding ABC transporter permease produces the protein MNHKAFFNRIRESRLFWVLTAWSVILGFNALFIPEFFRIAIQDGHLYGNLIDVLNNGAPLMLVAIGMTLVIATGGIDLSVGAVMAISAAMGAVLINPAPTDKLVSNEILTRNATNTPLGIIVLATLAAGMLCGLWNGLLVSRAKIQPLVATLILMVAGRGIAQLITNGQIITIYYTPYFWFGNGYILGLPVSIYIVAAVAIMAWVGVRKTPIGLFIEAVGINPKATYYSGISAKNIQLLAYTFSGFCSALAGLILSSYVHSADGNNNGLNYELDAILAVVMGGTMLSGGRFSLLASVIGAMVIWTFTLSMYALGVPANALLAGRAVLVLLVILLYSDRRLMKRRSKSADNQNKSDVITPDEKLDLPRP